One window of the Zygotorulaspora mrakii chromosome 6, complete sequence genome contains the following:
- the SAS5 gene encoding Sas5p (similar to Saccharomyces cerevisiae SAS5 (YOR213C); ancestral locus Anc_8.632), translating into MEIPTIDVTIRVKTQQLIIPSTVAVNGLPRRHWKVGLCMLDEKEGEVEINIISNCTFFLHETFEEPVRSFNSPPFAVEEDGWGEFEMKIVCDFVENGGKFTIRHSLTFDEPAYGVDYDIKVPYHIPLLKTLLSKHFKLPDVSKDEKKNNMSSATSWFKQIASADQDVVTEVVQMIVSHPAVQAEVNKRPKHDDFLLGIHQLPNELVKRIAEYIRNTDSAQ; encoded by the exons ATGGAAATA CCTACTATTGATGTTACAATCCGGGTGAAGACTCAGCAATTGATAATACCGAGCACAGTTGCTGTGAACGGTCTGCCACGAAGACATTGGAAAGTTGGGTTATGTATGCTGGACGAAAAAGAAGGAGAGGTTGAGATAAatataatttcaaattgtaccttttttttacatgaaacttttgaagagccTGTAAGATCGTTCAATAGTCCACCCTTCgctgttgaagaagacggATGGGGTGAGTTCGAAATGAAGATTGTTTGCGATTTCGTTGAGAATGGTGGTAAATTCACCATTCGTCACTCTCTAACATTTGACGAGCCCGCATATGGAGTCGACTACGATATCAAGGTCCCTTATCACATACCGCTTCTGAAAACGCTGTTATCAAAACACTTCAAGCTACCCGATGTCTCCaaagatgagaaaaagaacaatATGTCCTCGGCAACTTCTTGGTTCAAACAAATAGCTTCTGCTGATCAGGACGTCGTGACCGAAGTTGTCCAGATGATAGTTTCACATCCTGCGGTTCAAGCAGAGGTAAACAAACGACCAAAACACGATGATTTTCTGTTAGGTATCCATCAATTACCAAATGAGCTAGTAAAAAGAATTGCGGAATATATACGTAATACAGACTCTGCACAATAA
- the TAF14 gene encoding TATA-binding protein-associated factor TAF14 (similar to Saccharomyces cerevisiae TAF14 (YPL129W); ancestral locus Anc_8.633): protein MVTSVKRTVRIKTSQHVLPDLPPVENFPMRQWRIEIYLLDEEGKEIPATIFDKVVYHLHPTFANPNRTFTETPFAIEEQGWGGFPLDISVFLLEKAGERKITHDLNFLQKEYEIDHVIQIPTNKPLLATELLKSGSVDDAGAKRKASATNGEPKVKKAKTASASTIKGNVDIEKLAFGLTKLNEDDLVGVVQMVTDNKTPEMNVTNNVEEGEFIIDLYSLPDGLLKSLWEYVKKNTE, encoded by the exons ATGGTTACT AGTGTTAAGAGAACAGTTCGTATTAAGACGAGCCAGCATGTGTTGCCTGATCTTCCCCCGGTGGAAAATTTCCCTATGCGCCAATGGCGGATCGAAATATATTTGTTAGACGAGGAGGGAAAGGAAATACCAGCCACTATCTTCGACAAAGTGGTATATCATCTACATCCCACATTCGCGAATCCCAATAGAACCTTCACGGAGACACCGTTTGCAATAGAAGAACAAGGCTGGGGTGGATTTCCATTGGATATTAGTGTTTTCTTGTTGGAGAAGGCCGGCGAAAGAAAGATAACTCATGATCTGAACTTTCTGCAGAAGGAATACGAAATTGACCATGTAATTCAGATACCCACCAACAAGCCTCTGTTGGCAACAGAGCTACTCAAGAGTGGATCAGTAGACGATGCTGGTGCAAAACGCAAAGCATCTGCTACAAATGGCGAACCGAAAGTAAAGAAAGCAAAGACGGCCAGTGCCTCCACCATTAAAGGCAACGTTGACATTGAAAAGCTAGCATTTGGGTTGACTAAGttgaatgaagatgatcttGTTGGGGTTGTGCAAATGGTCACAGATAACAAAACTCCTGAAATGAATGTTACAAACAACGTTGAAGAAGGTGAATTTATAATTGATCTATATAGTTTGCCTGATGGTTTACTGAAAAGTTTATGGGAATATGTCAAAAAGAACACAGAATGA
- the SPR2 gene encoding Spr2p (similar to Saccharomyces cerevisiae SPO19 (YPL130W) and YOR214C; ancestral locus Anc_8.634), which yields MFLHSIAATLFLLDVIRQSSASKLSFTLTTEELGGDSTDSAAVRPLVVHVDKKNMSPEILKQLYRTSNIIFADFPEVPEFINLKEYENMKSATEELLDQLTNERNIALENVKKNEKFSEIETLLQEIIDQEDLEKKNAGEELFWGTGISTAAVVNVTNPPATNAQPSQMQSQVSLSKSIHPQSSHSASSRTKVVSSSSHSTSTYMHPTIAPIQSMTEHPKSSKISSYSSELRTSHGYNSSSSWFKNVTSTSYQTSSGSFVMKPSRSSGTFTSGSWKVHGNFVNATANALNNGSTFVMPTTFIMALLLSAILFALSY from the coding sequence atgttCCTTCACAGTATTGCAGCAACTTTATTTTTACTCGACGTCATTCGTCAATCAAGCGCTTCCAAATTATCTTTCACTTTAACTACTGAGGAGTTAGGTGGAGACTCCACAGACTCTGCAGCTGTTAGACCATTAGTTGTTCATGtagacaaaaaaaatatgtctccagaaattttgaaacagttGTATCGCACTTCTAACATCATCTTTGCGGATTTTCCTGAGGTTCCAGAGttcatcaatttgaaagaatacGAGAACATGAAGTCTGCAACTGAAGAGCTGCTGGATCAACTTACAAATGAAAGAAACATTGCACTAGAAAATGTAAAGAAAAACGAGAAATTCTCAGAGATCGAGACACTTTTGCAGGAGATCATTGATCAAGAGGACttagagaaaaaaaatgctggTGAAGAGTTATTTTGGGGAACGGGCATATCCACAGCGGCAGTAGTTAATGTCACGAACCCGCCAGCTACTAATGCACAGCCATCCCAAATGCAGTCACAGGTATCCCTCTCAAAATCGATCCACCCACAATCAAGTCACTCGGCATCCTCTCGGACAAAGGTTGTTTCCTCCTCTTCGCATTCAACGTCTACATACATGCATCCCACTATCGCACCCATTCAATCCATGACAGAGCATCccaaatcttcaaaaataagTTCATATAGCTCAGAGTTACGCACTTCCCATGGTTATAACAGCTCTTCGTCATGGTTCAAGAACGTCACATCAACATCGTACCAAACAAGTTCCGGTTCTTTCGTTATGAAGCCTTCAAGAAGCTCAGGCACCTTCACCTCAGGCTCATGGAAAGTTCATGGGAATTTTGTAAATGCTACAGCCAACGCTCTAAATAATGGTTCGACCTTCGTTATGCCGACCACTTTCATCATGGCATTGTTACTCTCCGCTATTCTTTTTGCCCTCTCATATTGA
- the AIM41 gene encoding Aim41p (similar to Saccharomyces cerevisiae YOR215C; ancestral locus Anc_8.635), translated as MLKLRSPLLQRLNRQIRCASTSSYNNALLTLKKDLKEAMISKNDLKKNTIRGLLSAIKNKEIDNRDKNFDEFMLFEVFSKLVKQRQDSIKEFLKNERGELVDKEKQEMQLIQGYMDSLPVSTSEEIDIKAVEYLEKLKASQPELQMKQVFNKIDWNTMPAAWKASPNAIKSSIAAHYKKFFWN; from the coding sequence ATGTTAAAGTTACGTTCCCCTCTCTTACAACGTTTGAACAGGCAAATAAGATGTGCTAGTACATCCTCCTATAATAATGCACTGTTGACATTAAAGAAGGATTTGAAAGAGGcaatgatatcaaagaacgatttgaaaaaaaacacaatTAGAGGATTGTTATCTGCTATTaagaacaaagaaatagaTAATAGGGATAAAAATTTCGATGAGTTCATGctatttgaagttttttcGAAGTTGGTAAAGCAAAGACAAGATTCTATCAAggaattcttgaaaaatgagaGAGGCGAGCTTGTGGACAAGGAAAAGCAAGAAATGCAACTTATTCAGGGATACATGGACAGTTTGCCCGTTTCCACGAGCGAGGAAATTGACATAAAGGCTGTGGagtatttggaaaagttgAAAGCTTCACAACCAGAGCTTCAAATGAAGCAGGTCTTTAATAAGATTGACTGGAACACAATGCCGGCAGCTTGGAAAGCCTCACCAAATGCCATCAAAAGTAGTATTGCAGCTCactataaaaaatttttctggaATTGA
- the RUD3 gene encoding Rud3p (similar to Saccharomyces cerevisiae RUD3 (YOR216C); ancestral locus Anc_8.636), which translates to MGKNKKKNGKKTKQIAATAGHSTAKEESKEQVDVSATSHLEGISRDNVPVVQDIDQVEKLESGLEGNSQIENGNRTEDGPSNDLNNSEMHKTQQEIVKLRLELDEEKKANQKIETLRLELEKEKKNKEDIAKLKLELEEEKKANQKIETLRLELEKEKKNKEDIAKLKLELEEEKKANQKIETLRLELEKEKKNKEDIETLRHELEKEKKARKEMEKLTSSHDEHNKDDLSKELEEIKSERDELETQYNNLLNRISSMKTVFSKMKESQDELNMVKEQLEESESQNVRLKSKLDTLNKEKNEIQKAVVTLSKEFSDLDKEHSALQDQCNEHREEIESLYSKLESSSNEISNELNSSREENAQLKSQIEELMIVLENSKQDITLLKEAKDDLELNLENILKEKYKMQNTLKELESELEQSLTQYQEETKERTLEIKSLRAQLDSSVESFKESSKIIETLTQKIESMKEDVSLKAKLEKECKDRVLQIGKLRHEAIILNEHLTKALSMLKQSSDSESVDKELISNLLISFVAIPRADPRKFEVLELISSFLNWDDDKKRQAGLIYSSDNNHKSSGSSTENFVSMWTDFLEKESEAK; encoded by the coding sequence ATGGGtaaaaacaagaagaaaaatggaaagaagacCAAACAGATTGCTGCAACCGCAGGCCATTCGACGGCTAAGgaagaatcaaaagaacaGGTAGACGTGAGTGCCACTAGCCACTTAGAGGGCATTTCACGGGACAACGTACCTGTTGTACAAGATATAGATCAAGTAGAAAAGTTAGAAAGTGGTCTAGAGGGGAATTCTCAAATAGAAAATGGCAACAGGACAGAGGACGGACCCTCGAATGATCTGAACAACTCAGAAATGCATAAAACTCAGCAGGAAATTGTGAAGTTGAGGTTGGAACTggatgaagagaaaaaggcaAATCAGAAAATCGAGACATTGAGGCTTGAATTggagaaagagaagaagaacaaagaaGATATCGCGAAATTGAAGcttgaattggaagaagagaaaaaggcaAATCAGAAAATCGAGACATTGAGGCTTGAATTggagaaagagaagaagaataaaGAAGATATCGCGAAATTGAAGcttgaattggaagaagagaaaaaggcaAATCAGAAAATCGAGACATTGAGGCTTGAATTggagaaggagaagaagaacaaagaaGATATCGAAACATTGAGGCATGAACTggagaaggagaagaaggccagaaaagaaatggaaaaattgactTCTAGTCATGACGAGCACAACAAAGACGATTTAAGCAAGGAGCtagaagaaatcaagagCGAACGAGATGAACTAGAGACTCAGTATAACAACTTGCTAAACAGAATTTCCTCAATGAAGACTGTTTTCAGTAAAATGAAAGAATCACAagatgaattgaatatGGTGAAGGAGCAGTTGGAGGAATCCGAATCTCAAAATGTTCGATTAAAGAGCAAACTAGACACTTTAAATaaggagaaaaatgagataCAGAAGGCTGTGGTAACATTAAGCAAAGAATTTTCTGACCTGGATAAAGAACATAGCGCTTTACAAGACCAATGTAACGAACATAGAGAAGAGATAGAATCATTGTATTCTAAATTAGAAAGCTCCTCTAACGAGATATCAAATGAGTTGAATTCTAGTCGCGAAGAAAATGCACAATTGAAGTCACAAATCGAGGAATTGATGATTGTACTTGAGAACAGTAAACAAGATATAACGCTTCtcaaagaagcaaaagatGACCTGGAGTTAAATTTGGAGAATATtttaaaggaaaaatacaaaatgCAGAACACTTTGAAGGAGCTTGAGTCAGAATTAGAGCAATCTTTGACACAATACCAAGAGGAGACGAAAGAACGTACACTGGAGATAAAATCCCTAAGGGCCCAGCTGGATAGTAGTGTAGAATCCTTTAAAGAATCCtcaaaaatcattgaaactCTAACGCAGAAAATCGAATCAATGAAAGAGGATGTATCACTCAAAGCAAAACTCGAGAAAGAATGCAAAGATCGCGTTTTACAAATAGGGAAGTTACGACATGAGGCGATTATTCTCAACGAACATTTAACGAAAGCTCTTTCCATGCTCAAACAATCCAGTGACTCCGAATCTGTTGATAAGGAGCTGATTTCCAACCTCCTAATATCTTTTGTTGCAATTCCCAGAGCAGATCccagaaaatttgaagttcTTGAACTCATTTCTAGTTTCTTGAACTGGGACGATGACAAAAAAAGACAAGCTGGACTCATCTATAGCAGCGACAACAATCACAAGTCTTCTGGCTCCAGCACTGAGAATTTTGTTTCTATGTGGACCGATTTCCTTGAGAAAGAGAGTGAAGCCAAATAG
- the RFC1 gene encoding replication factor C subunit 1 (similar to Saccharomyces cerevisiae RFC1 (YOR217W); ancestral locus Anc_8.637), with translation MVDVTSYFGKGQNSQRVGKSSQPTRLKRKADAPEFIDLDKDDDIEEPQSLKRPRDNVEAKQERRTVDHPKRRASKTGCQKMGSPNESPKIPKNQRKTSLNVHDVLENIPSVDLSGVHVKENVSRFGGTKTSDDAGDLKNVVGFPEGKPNCLLGLTMVFTGVLPSLERSQAEGLAKRYGARVTKSISSKTSVVVLGDEAGPKKVENIKKLGVKAIDENGFKQLIEGMPAEGGDGAAAEKARQKLEQQQQQAILDAETIAKEEDERAKRIASAKKSGQNMKSSHMVDDKNKLWTDKYAPTSLQQMCGNKGSINKLKNWLINWEQSKKDGFKNAGRDGTGIFRAALLYGPPGIGKTTAAHLVSEELGYDILERNASDVRSKSLLNAGVKNALDNTSVVGYFKKKEQEQESNCDKFVIIMDEVDGMSGGDRGGVGQLAQFCRKTATPMILICNERNLPKMRPFDRVCLDIQFRRPDANSVKARLMTIAIREKFKLDPNIIDSLLQATNADIRQIINLLSAVSKTSKSIGHENVADIMAAWQKNIALKPFDITHKLLDGRYYTDAGSQSFTLNDKIALYFDDFDFAPLMIQENYLSTRPSNLMPGKSHIAAVADAAESISYSNLVEAKIRSSEQLWSLLPLHAVVSSVYPSSKVAGHMSGRINFTSWLGQNSKSGKYYRLLQGLQYHTRLSTSTDKMGLRLDYMPTFKRRLLNPILKNGAEGIPPVIELMDAYYLTREDWDTIMEFQVGPDAADAQLKKIPTSVKTAFTRRYNSTTHPVAIYRTGTTTAVTAGSTIKPDFEDIVDADDGAPPADEDEIKEDEDLKKDKLIKQKAKPTKRKPRATNAGATKKRKTK, from the coding sequence ATGGTTGACGTCACGTCGTACTTTGGTAAAGGGCAGAATTCTCAAAGAGTAGGCAAATCTTCCCAACCAACTAGGCTAAAACGAAAAGCGGATGCCCCCGAATTCATTGACTTGGATAAGGATGATGATATAGAAGAACCCCAGTCTCTCAAAAGACCCCGGGATAACGTTGAAGCTAAACAAGAAAGGCGAACTGTCGATCACCCTAAGAGAAGAGCATCGAAGACAGGTTGTCAAAAGATGGGATCACCTAACGAGTCGCCTAAGATACCcaaaaatcaaaggaaAACGAGTTTGAATGTACATGATGTTTTGGAAAACATCCCTTCGGTTGACTTATCCGGCGTTCATGTCAAAGAGAATGTGTCTAGATTTGGAGGCACCAAGACTTCGGATGATGCAGGGGACCTAAAAAACGTAGTAGGATTTCCAGAGGGGAAACCTAACTGTTTGCTTGGTTTGACAATGGTCTTCACTGGTGTATTGCCCTCTTTAGAAAGGAGCCAAGCTGAGGGCTTAGCAAAAAGATATGGTGCGCGTGTCACCAAATCCATCTCAAGCAAAACATCAGTGGTAGTTCTTGGAGATGAAGCTGGTCCTAAAAAAGTAGAGAACATAAAAAAGCTAGGAGTGAAGgcaattgatgaaaacgGTTTCAAACAGCTTATTGAGGGAATGCCCGCTGAAGGTGGAGATGGAGCAGCAGCTGAGAAAGCACGTCAAAAATTagaacaacaacaacaacaggCTATCTTAGACGCAGAAACAATCgcaaaagaagaggatgaaagagcaaaaagaattgcctctgcaaaaaaatcaggacaaaatatgaaatcCTCACACATGGTGGatgacaaaaataaattgtGGACAGATAAATACGCACCAACCTCGTTACAACAGATGTGTGGTAACAAAGGCAGCATaaataaattgaagaattggttGATTAATTGGGAGCAAAGTAAGAAAGatggtttcaaaaatgcTGGGAGAGACGGTACTGGCATATTCAGAGCAGCGCTACTTTATGGTCCTCCCGGCATTGGTAAGACCACTGCTGCTCATCTTGTTTCTGAGGAATTAGGTTATGATATTTTGGAACGTAATGCTTCTGATGTCAGATCTAAATCTTTATTAAATGCGGGAGTCAAAAATGCACTCGATAACACTTCTGTTGTCGGgtatttcaagaaaaaagaacagGAGCAAGAAAGTAATTGCGATAAATTTGTAATTATTATGGATGAGGTTGATGGTATGAGTGGTGGTGATCGTGGTGGAGTAGGTCAACTGGCGCAATTTTGTCGCAAAACAGCAACGCCTATGATATTAATCTGTAACGAAAGGAATCTGCCAAAAATGAGACCATTTGATAGAGTTTGCCTCGATATACAATTCAGAAGACCAGACGCGAATAGCGTCAAGGCCCGACTTATGACAATTGCCATTAGAGAGAAATTCAAGCTGGATCCCAACATTATAGATAGCCTACTCCAAGCGACGAACGCAGATATAAGACAAATTATTAATCTGCTTTCCGCTGTGTCTAAAACTTCCAAAAGTATTGGACACGAAAATGTTGCTGATATTATGGCTGCCTGGCAAAAGAACATAGCCTTGAAGCCTTTTGATATCACGCACAAGCTTTTGGATGGACGTTATTATACAGATGCAGGGTCACAGAGTTTTACCCTCAATGACAAAATTGCCttatattttgatgattttgatttcgCTCCGTTAATGATACAGGAGAATTATTTGAGTACTAGGCCATCGAACTTGATGCCTGGAAAATCACATATCGCTGCAGTGGCTGATGCAGCTGAAAGCATCTCATATTCCAATTTAGTCGAAGCAAAAATTCGGAGCAGCGAGCAATTGTGGAGTCTTTTGCCGTTGCATGCAGTAGTTTCATCTGTGTATCcctcttcaaaagttgcTGGACATATGTCTGGAAGAATAAATTTTACTTCGTGGCTAGGTCAGAACTCTAAATCGGGCAAATATTATCGCTTACTGCAGGGCCTTCAATACCATACCCGATTGAGTACTTCCACAGACAAAATGGGTTTAAGACTTGATTATATGCCTACCTTTAAACGGAGACTCTTGAACccaatattgaaaaacgGAGCAGAAGGGATACCTCCAGTAATTGAGTTGATGGATGCCTATTATTTAACCAGGGAAGATTGGGATACTATCATGGAATTCCAAGTCGGACCAGATGCAGCTGATGCTCAGctgaagaaaataccaACATCCGTGAAGACAGCATTTACCAGAAGATATAACAGCACTACACATCCAGTTGCAATCTATAGAACGGGTACTACGACAGCGGTTACAGCCGGGTCTACCATCAAACCAGActttgaagatattgtTGATGCGGATGATGGGGCACCACCAGCTGACGAAGATGAGataaaagaagatgaggacTTAAAGAAAGATAAATTGATTAAGCAAAAGGCTAAGCCAACTAAAAGAAAGCCCAGAGCAACTAATGCAGGCGCGacaaagaagaggaagacAAAGTAA
- the STE13 gene encoding Ste13p (similar to Saccharomyces cerevisiae STE13 (YOR219C); ancestral locus Anc_8.638) has product MSSTHSHKRKNSHLFLQRRNSSSADMTSYEMNNMYGNSNNDSNDTKNSNETELREQSSDDRTFARAQSEDIENQLLPSPSLNWQFKTHAQKFKKKGIVITFTIVSLVLLALFLIPISRLVRTPGKVNNNFSKRSFTIDQVLKGEFLYEEKDFHFIRPPSLLLSHDADPGLYLTVDNTGDGEFLVAKQLFSDSFSINLGKTSINYNDIEYIIKKVKVNYALDKMIIGINIKHEYRHSSKGLYFLKDLKTDTINPISPLSTGEPADISYVHFSPCYNFIYYVFENNLYVQNLHSGRPAMQITQDGSSDIFNGRPDWIYEEEIFSNEKAVWWAPDDSKLVFAKINDTEVLDYYIPKYTNEDNSASICKLKYPRPGTKNPKISLLMLDLQVGTVYALNLIDERNENDKPFKDLIIYDANWIDPNTFLFKIADRTSKKMLVKVYEKHPDFESLDTVRMLDATQYGGWIEKTRRILPIPPNVELGRRTYGYVDIETDASGFNHLFYYDTSKATEGKQITSGDWEVTGRGIVGYEYESDTIFFTANAIGQMSQHLYGVAFNLNGDSEIRTFQNPESKEDFYDYELSSSGNFALMRKLGPGVPFTAAGLLIDVFDANNIHDMHTITLIDNTTIEESLVKYDLPHKRYSSMVIEDNVRINYVEIRPAHLDVDRKYPVLVSVYGGPGSQTYTTKHSVFFEEAVSSGLNAIVLEIEPRGTGGKGWAFKKWATERIGYWEPRDITEVTKRYIAQNRNMIDEDHIAVWGWSYGGFSTLKTVEYDSGQVFKYAMAVAPVTNWSYYDSFYSERYIGDPIVNYKTYRDTAAVINVENFKKLERFLIIHGTADDNVHIRNTYEFIDKLNTLNIENYDMHIFPDSDHSIQFHNSQQIVFRKLYYWLQGAFNGHYKHLETAVK; this is encoded by the coding sequence ATGTCGTCAACCCATTCACACAAGAGGAAGAATAGTCATCTCTTTCTACAAAGGAGAAATTCAAGTTCCGCTGATATGACCTCTTATGAAATGAACAACATGTATggcaacagcaacaacgACAGCAACGACACAAAAAATAGCAACGAAACGGAGCTTCGAGAGCAATCTTCAGATGATAGGACGTTTGCAAGGGCTCAAAGTGAggatatagaaaatcaacTCCTACCGAGCCCTTCGTTAAACTGGCAATTCAAGACACATGCacaaaaattcaagaaaaaaggcATAGTCATAACATTTACAATAGTATCACTGGTATTACTGGCGCTGTTTCTAATACCTATAAGCCGTCTTGTCAGGACCCCCGGAAAGGTTAATAAcaacttttcaaagagatcatTCACCATCGATCAAGTATTAAAGGGTGAATTTCTTTATGAGGAGAAAGACTTTCATTTCATAAGGCCACCTTCTCTTTTATTGAGTCATGATGCCGATCCTGGGCTCTATCTCACAGTTGATAACACTGGGGATGGGGAGTTTCTTGTGGCAAAACAATTGTTCAGcgattcattttcaattaaCTTGGGGAAGACAAGTATCAACTATAATGACATAGAgtatattatcaaaaaggtTAAGGTCAATTATGCTCTCGATAAGATGATTATTGGCATTAACATAAAACATGAGTATCGACACTCTTCTAAAGGGCTATATTTCCTTAAAGATTTAAAAACCGATACCATTAATCCAATCTCTCCTCTATCCACTGGTGAGCCAGCTGATATTTCTTATGTTCATTTTTCGCCTTGTTATAATTTCATTTACTATGTGTTCGAAAATAATTTGTATGTTCAGAATCTTCATTCAGGTAGACCAGCGATGCAAATAACTCAAGACGGGTCCAGCGATATTTTTAATGGTAGGCCAGACTGGATATACGAGgaagaaatattttcaaatgaaaaggcTGTATGGTGGGCTCCCGATGACTCAAAACTGgtatttgcaaaaattaatGATACAGAAGTCCTAGACTATTACATTCCAAAGTATACAAATGAAGACAATAGTGCGTCGATCTGTAAGCTCAAATATCCTAGACCTGGCAccaaaaatccaaaaatatcCCTTCTAATGCTTGATCTGCAAGTTGGCACAGTATACGCGTTGAACTTAATAGATGAacgaaatgaaaatgataaacCTTTCAAAGATCTAATAATTTATGATGCAAATTGGATAGACCCAAACACTTTCCTGTTTAAAATAGCTGACAGAACatccaaaaaaatgctAGTGAAAGTGTACGAAAAACATCCCGACTTTGAATCATTGGACACAGTTAGAATGTTGGATGCCACGCAATATGGGGGCTGGATCGAGAAGACAAGGAGAATTTTACCAATTCCACCAAATGTGGAACTAGGAAGAAGGACCTATGGCTATGTAGACATTGAAACAGATGCCTCTGGGTTCAATCATTTATTTTACTATGATACATCCAAAGCAACAGAAGGTAAACAAATAACAAGCGGCGACTGGGAAGTGACAGGGAGAGGCATAGTTGGATATGAGTACGAATCTGatacaattttttttacagCAAACGCAATTGGTCAAATGTCTCAACATCTGTACGGTGTAGccttcaatttgaatgGCGACTCTGAAATAAggacttttcaaaatccagaatcaaaagaagatttcTATGACTATGAATTGAGTTCAAGCGGTAACTTTGCCTTAATGAGGAAATTAGGTCCGGGGGTGCCTTTTACGGCGGCTGGGCTTTTGATAGACGTTTTTGATGCAAATAATATTCATGATATGCACACAATTACTCTAATTGACAACACAACGATTGAAGAAAGTCTAGTAAAATATGATTTACCTCATAAAAGGTATAGTAGCATGGTAATAGAGGATAATGTGAGAATCAATTACGTGGAAATAAGGCCCGCACATTTGGATGTTGACAGAAAATATCCAGTTTTAGTCAGTGTCTACGGGGGCCCTGGCTCGCAAACTTATACCACCAAACATTCCGTCTTTTTCGAAGAGGCGGTTTCCTCTGGCTTGAATGCTAttgttcttgaaattgaacCTAGAGGTACTGGGGGAAAAGGTTGggcattcaaaaaatgggcAACTGAACGAATAGGTTATTGGGAGCCTCGGGATATTACCGAAGTAACTAAGAGATATATTGCTCAAAATCGCAACATGATTGACGAAGACCACATTGCTGTATGGGGATGGTCATACGGTGGCTTTTCCACATTAAAGACTGTAGAGTATGACAGCGGACAGGTGTTCAAATACGCAATGGCTGTTGCTCCTGTGACAAACTGGAGCTATTACGATTCATTTTATTCAGAAAGGTACATCGGTGATCCCATAGTCAATTACAAAACATACAGAGATACCGCAGCAGTCATAAATgttgaaaacttcaaaaaactgGAGAGATTTTTAATAATACATGGTACTGCAGATGATAACGTACACATACGAAACACTTACGAGTTTATTGATAAGCTTAATACGCTGAACATTGAGAATTACGATATGCACATATTCCCGGACTCTGACCATTctattcaatttcataACTCCCAACAAATTGTCTTTAGAAAGTTGTATTACTGGTTGCAAGGTGCATTCAACGGTCATTATAAACATCTGGAGACTGCAGTAAAATAG